From one Lycium barbarum isolate Lr01 chromosome 6, ASM1917538v2, whole genome shotgun sequence genomic stretch:
- the LOC132599167 gene encoding BTB/POZ domain-containing protein At3g05675-like — translation MRILFSTLPSEKNPNHPYPKLNHMTVGGGAGSAGGVTSGKKRQRVGSNSRLSSTIGIIDSSRPDNTLTERTQKPSSIRRTSSHTVITATGGFNDSSTADVMLRLFIDQLPLFDTDDSESISAVDSSQSDVQIYLHSNVLRRCKYFDALLSDRWQKESNDVVDSGNSSRMFRKLNLGVPSHTGSIDHHLTVLQLLYTNDFSITINSVSIALCLLPVALELIFEDCIKACVRFIEAVPWTEDEERKILSIVPLLGKEESEELLARVSIDRNDASEEMLHGLILSALHNHPNMAFAKAFVAKLMRDFSSKQTAKRVLDRAFYSSLKIVKESLEDYSSPDFRGDHNETEAIQRLNLHTAMTNGRHLLWLVERMIELRVADTAVQEWSNQASFTADLLRALRDDAWRNIVPGLPAVVLRCTCKLSNAITTGTILATRQVRMKIVKDWLPVLILCKDNVTPMMPSHKIVYVELEDTFLRIISTLPLSDAQELLQKCLSFSTRNVEDCPHLISAFTTWFRRANKFPLPDM, via the exons ATGCGCATACTGTTCTCAACACTTCCATCAGAAAAAAATCCCAATCATCCTTATCCAAAATTGAATCACATGACGGTCGGCGGTGGCGCTGGTAGTGCCGGCGGAGTTACCTCCGGCAAAAAACGACAACGTGTTGGTAGCAATAGTAGACTTTCTTCAACTATCGGAATAATCGACTCTTCTCGTCCCGATAATACCCTTACGGAACGGACTCAAAAGCCGTCAAGCATTCGCCGTACATCTTCTCACACCGTTATAACTGCTACCGGTGGATTTAACGATTCATCCACGGCTGACGTCATGCTCCGTCTATTCATCGATCAATTACCGTTATTCGATACGGATGATTCCGAATCAATCTCAGCCGTTGATTCATCTCAATCTGATGTCCAGATCTATCTTCACTCAAATGTTCTTCGTCGTTGTAAGTATTTCGATGCTCTCTTATCTGATCGTTGGCAAAAGGAATCAAACGACGTCGTTGATTCAGGAAACTCTTCTAGAATGTTCCGAAAGCTTAATCTCGGTGTTCCTTCACACACTGGATCAATTGATCATCATTTAACTGTTCTTCAGCTCTTATATACAAATGATTTCTCGATTACTATAAACAGTGTTTCGATAGCTTTGTGTTTACTTCCTGTGGCTTTGGAATTAATATTTGAGGATTGTATTAAGGCTTGTGTGAGGTTTATTGAGGCTGTCCCATGGACTGAAGATGAAGAAAGAAAAATACTCAGTATCGTTCCGTTGTTAGGTAAAGAGGAATCTGAAGAGCTTCTAGCTAGGGTTTCGATTGATAGAAACGATGCGTCTGAAGAAATGCTTCATGGATTGATATTATCAGCACTTCATAACCATCCGAACATGGCATTTGCTAAGGCATTTGTAGCTAAGCTTATGAGGGATTTTTCGTCTAAACAGACAGCGAAGAGAGTGTTGGATCGCGCTTTTTATAGTAGCTTGAAGATTGTGAAGGAATCGTTGGAGGATTATTCGAGTCCTGATTTTAGAGGTGATCATAATGAGACTGAGGCGATTCAGAGGTTGAATTTGCATACTGCGATGACGAACGGGAGGCATTTGTTGTGGTTGGTTGAGAGGATGATTGAACTGAGAGTTGCGGATACTGCTGTGCAAGAGTGGAGTAATCAGGCGTCGTTTACTGCTGATTTGCTGAGGGCTCTAAGGGATGATGCGTGGAGGAATATCGTTCCGGGACTCCCTGCAGTTGTGCTTCGATGCACTTGCAAGCTTTCTAATGCAATCACCACGGGAACTATCTTGGCTACTAGACAG GTTAGAATGAAGATCGTGAAAGACTGGCTTCCAGTGTTGATTTTGTGCAAAGACAATGTAACACCCATGATGCCAAGTCACAAGATAGTATATGTGGAGCTGGAAGACACGTTTTTGAGGATTATATCCACACTTCCCTTGTCTGATGCACAGGAGTTATTGCAAAAGTGTCTCAGCTTTTCAACTAGGAACGTTGAAGACTGTCCTCACTTAATCAGTGCGTTTACCACCTGGTTCCGACGAGCAAATAAATTCCCCTTACCAGATATGTGA
- the LOC132599169 gene encoding uncharacterized protein At1g01500-like, with protein sequence MENSHENGNGVVAENGHILMKHSPYQPGFKLSLQWLDLRVFYVRISKCELHDLTAEYLTMNHVPLNRDTLLEVNGARTGIYSDGVSTVLRRDRYDKKSEEVTFVSTDNISMTGSVKFEVFDRDVVVLYGSLELCDSNGFINESENHGQSWSINCETDVLAGSSSSSFLKGNQHLGTDLVSPVIEVYVAGCFSGKPIILTRTLELGHRKRQLRQGMLESIPEYEATESQYHVSSSHAMQVTEHAKPKQERDEYNNLYSRTEYIEGEDGELSWFNAGVRVGVGIGLSMCVGIGIGVGLLVRTYQGTTNFRRRLL encoded by the exons ATGGAGAATTCACACGAGAACGGGAATGGAGTAGTGGCTGAAAATGGCCACATCCTCATGAAGCACTCTCCTTATCAGCCAGGATTTAAGCTATCTTTACAATGGTTAGATCTGAGAGTGTTTTATGTTAGAATTAGCAAATGTGAGCTTCATGATTTAACCGCGGAGTACCTTACAATGAATCATGTTCCACTGAATCGTGATACCTTATTGGAAGTAAATGGTGCGCGGACTGGAATTTATTCTGATGGTGTGTCCACGGTACTTAGAAGAGATAGGTATGATAAGAAATCCGAGGAAGTTACTTTTGTTAGTACGGATAATATAAGTATGACAGGAAGTGTGAAATTCGAGGTTTTCGATAGGGATGTTGTTGTGTTGTATGGCTCATTAGAACTATGTGATAGCAATGGGTTTATTAATGAATCGGAAAATCATGGACAATCTTGGAGCATCAATTGTGAGACAGATGTGCTTGCTGGTTCTAGCTCTAGTAGCTTTCTCAAAGGAAACCAACACCTCGGGACGGATTTGGTTTCTCCTGTAATTGAAGTTTATGTGGCTGGTTGTTTCTCAGGGAAACCAATTATACTGACAAGGACCCTGGAACTCGGCCACCGGAAGAGGCAACTAAGGCAGGGAATGCTGGAATCTATACCGGAATATGAGGCAACCGAAAGCCAGTACCATGTTTCCTCTTCACATGCAATGCAG GTTACAGAGCATGCAAAACCCAAGCAGGAGCGTGATGAATACAACAACCTTTACTCTAGGACGGAATATATAGAAGGTGAAGATGGGGAACTATCCTGGTTCAATGCTGGTGTAAGAGTTGGTGTTGGAATTGGCCTCAGTATGTGTGTTGGAATCGGTATAGGAGTCGGGCTTCTTGTTCGCACCTACCAAGGAACCACAAACTTCAGAAGGCGTCTATTATGA
- the LOC132599170 gene encoding NADH dehydrogenase [ubiquinone] iron-sulfur protein 8, mitochondrial-like yields the protein MAAILARKSLSALRSRQLVLAGQAWQGTNTSNGTFLGTRSFATKHSFSTDKDDEEREQLAKELSKDWNSVFERSINTLFLTEMVRGLMLTLKYFFEKKVTINYPFEKGPLSPRFRGEHALRRYPTGEERCIACKLCEAICPAQAITIEAEEREDGSRRTTRYDIDMTKCIYCGFCQEACPVDAIVEGPNFEFATETHEELLYDKEKLLENGDRWETEIAENLRSESLYR from the exons ATGGCCGCTATATTAGCTCGCAAATCTCTATCTGCTCTTCGCTCTCGCCAGCTT GTTTTGGCAGGACAAGCATGGCAAGGGACTAATACATCTAATGGAACTTTTCTTGGTACTCGATCATTTGCTACCAAGCATTCGTTTTCAACTGACAAAG ATGATGAAGAAAGAGAGCAGCTAGCAAAGGAGCTATCAAAAGATTGGAATTCAG TCTTTGAGCGAAGCATAAATACACTCTTTTTGACTGAAATGGTTCGAGGTCTGATGCTGACGCTTAAATACTTCTTTGAAAAGAAAGTGACT ATTAACTATCCATTTGAGAAGGGGCCTTTAAGCCCCCGTTTTCGTGGTGAACACGCCCTTCGACGTTATCCTACAGGAGAGGAAAGATGCATTGCATGTAAACTCTGTGAAGCT ATTTGCCCTGCTCAAGCTATCACAATCGAGGCCGAAGAGCGAGAAGATGGCAGTCGTCGAACGACTAG GTATGATATCGATATGACAAAGTGCATCTACTGTGGATTCTGCCAAGAAGCCTGCCCTGTTGATGCCATTGTTGAGGGGCCCAACTTTGAGTTTGCAACTGAAACTCATGAG GAACTCCTTTACGACAAGGAGAAGCTTCTTGAGAATGGAGATCGATGGGAAACTGAGATTGCGGAAAATCTGAGATCTGAAAGCCTCTATCGCTGA